The proteins below are encoded in one region of Pantoea sp. At-9b:
- a CDS encoding M20 aminoacylase family protein: MLIKEILAFEDEMIAIRRDFHQHPELGFEEFRTSDRIAELLTSWGYEVHRGLGGTGVVGTLKVGNGSKRLGLRADMDALPMQELTDLPWRSQVAGKMHACGHDGHCAMLLSAARYLAEKRPFNGTLHVIFQPSEESYGGARRMMDEGLFRLFPCDAVFGLHNFPLLPAGHFFTKPGPLMASSDSMTITLHGKGGHGATPENTLDPTVAGAAIVMALQTIVSRNVDPQDAVVVTVGSLQSGSTHNVIPDSAVLKLNLRTFNAGVREKAKARIEQLVQAQAASFGLTASIQPDFGYPVTINHEAETAFATQVARDTFGAERVAEYAEVKPLMGSEDFAFMLEEVPGNYIWLGTSTGGEDYAVHHPLYQFNDACLSTGATYWARLAEAWLR; encoded by the coding sequence ATGTTGATTAAAGAAATTCTCGCATTCGAAGACGAGATGATTGCGATCCGTCGTGATTTTCATCAGCACCCGGAATTGGGTTTTGAAGAATTTCGCACCAGTGATCGTATCGCCGAACTGCTGACGTCATGGGGTTATGAGGTGCACCGTGGGCTCGGTGGCACGGGCGTGGTCGGCACGCTGAAGGTCGGTAACGGCAGCAAACGTCTGGGATTGCGTGCCGATATGGACGCCTTACCGATGCAGGAGTTAACCGATCTCCCGTGGCGCAGTCAGGTGGCGGGCAAAATGCATGCCTGCGGCCATGACGGGCACTGCGCGATGCTGCTGTCTGCTGCACGCTATCTGGCGGAGAAACGTCCTTTTAACGGCACGCTGCATGTGATTTTCCAACCGTCGGAAGAGTCTTACGGCGGCGCGCGGCGCATGATGGATGAGGGGCTGTTTCGTTTATTTCCCTGTGATGCGGTGTTTGGCTTACACAATTTTCCGTTACTGCCTGCCGGACATTTTTTTACCAAACCCGGGCCATTGATGGCTTCCTCCGACAGCATGACCATTACGCTCCATGGCAAGGGGGGACACGGCGCGACGCCGGAAAATACCCTCGACCCGACCGTGGCCGGTGCGGCGATTGTCATGGCGTTGCAGACCATCGTGTCGCGTAATGTTGATCCGCAAGATGCGGTGGTGGTCACGGTAGGAAGCCTGCAAAGTGGCAGCACCCATAACGTTATCCCGGACAGCGCGGTACTGAAGCTGAATCTGCGCACGTTCAACGCTGGGGTCCGTGAGAAAGCCAAGGCGCGAATTGAACAACTGGTACAGGCACAGGCTGCCAGTTTTGGTCTGACCGCCAGCATTCAACCGGATTTCGGTTACCCTGTCACTATCAACCATGAGGCGGAAACAGCGTTCGCGACTCAGGTGGCACGTGACACCTTCGGGGCGGAACGTGTTGCCGAATACGCTGAGGTCAAGCCGCTGATGGGCAGTGAGGATTTTGCCTTTATGCTGGAGGAGGTGCCGGGAAACTATATCTGGTTGGGCACCAGCACCGGCGGAGAGGACTATGCGGTGCACCATCCGTTGTATCAGTTTAATGATGCCTGCCTGTCAACGGGCGCGACCTATTGGGCGCGATTGGCGGAGGCCTGGCTGCGTTAA
- a CDS encoding MFS transporter, whose protein sequence is MKKVKYAPAEAQAAVSLPFSDTATVNRRSQAKSLFAVTLGNGLEIYDFAVYSFFSVIIGHLFFPTDSDSASLLLAVATFGVGFFMRPLGSLVLGHYADKHGRKAALTLIMALMALGVALVAFAPTWEQVGMLAPALLVTGRLLQGFSAGGEVGAATSWLMEAGGKSQRGVRVSWQMASQGGAALLGAAMGALLTHSLSHDALYSWGWRIPFIVGLAIMPVGIYIRRHLRETHTPSVESAGGTPAGRLWREHRRSLLLGILLVMKSTTTFYIIVYYMPAYMVHTLHMPEATSYWISLMAATLTLVVPFFAGKLADRLPRRKPLLLGCGSGSLLLVWPIFASLQHGAPLALTLALITLDQVLANITAVAFFLLILEAFPRPVRASGMALIYAIGVTLFGGFAQFNVTWLLNVTGDAMAPAWYLLLSAVVSLSALLAWREQPVLSDE, encoded by the coding sequence ATGAAAAAAGTCAAATATGCGCCTGCTGAGGCGCAGGCAGCGGTTTCGCTTCCTTTCAGCGACACTGCAACGGTAAACCGGCGTAGCCAGGCAAAATCGTTGTTTGCGGTGACGCTGGGTAATGGCCTCGAAATCTATGATTTCGCCGTTTATAGCTTCTTTTCTGTCATTATTGGACACCTTTTCTTTCCTACCGACAGCGACTCCGCCTCGTTATTACTGGCGGTGGCAACCTTTGGCGTGGGATTTTTTATGCGCCCGCTCGGTAGCCTGGTGCTTGGGCACTACGCCGATAAACATGGACGTAAGGCGGCGCTGACGCTGATTATGGCGTTGATGGCGCTCGGCGTAGCGCTGGTCGCCTTCGCACCGACCTGGGAGCAAGTCGGCATGTTGGCACCTGCCTTACTGGTTACCGGGCGTCTGCTACAAGGCTTCTCAGCGGGTGGTGAAGTAGGGGCGGCGACCAGTTGGTTGATGGAGGCGGGAGGCAAGTCGCAACGGGGCGTGCGTGTGAGCTGGCAGATGGCCAGCCAGGGCGGTGCGGCATTGCTTGGCGCGGCGATGGGGGCGTTATTAACCCACAGCTTAAGTCATGATGCCCTGTATAGCTGGGGTTGGCGCATCCCTTTCATCGTCGGCCTGGCGATTATGCCGGTGGGAATTTATATCCGTCGCCACCTGCGTGAAACCCATACGCCATCGGTTGAGTCGGCAGGCGGAACACCGGCAGGTCGCCTGTGGCGCGAGCATCGCCGCAGCCTGTTGCTGGGTATTCTGCTGGTGATGAAAAGCACCACTACATTTTACATCATCGTTTATTACATGCCCGCCTACATGGTGCATACCCTGCACATGCCGGAAGCCACCTCCTACTGGATTAGCCTGATGGCCGCCACCTTAACCCTGGTGGTGCCTTTCTTTGCCGGAAAACTGGCGGACCGTCTGCCTCGACGTAAACCCCTGTTGCTTGGCTGCGGCAGCGGTTCGTTATTACTGGTATGGCCGATCTTTGCCAGTTTGCAGCACGGCGCACCTCTCGCGCTGACTCTGGCGCTGATTACCCTCGATCAGGTGCTGGCCAACATTACGGCAGTGGCTTTCTTTTTGCTGATTCTCGAAGCCTTCCCACGCCCGGTGCGCGCATCGGGCATGGCGCTGATTTATGCGATTGGCGTCACCCTGTTCGGTGGTTTCGCCCAATTTAACGTCACCTGGTTATTGAATGTCACCGGCGATGCCATGGCTCCGGCATGGTATCTGCTGCTTAGCGCAGTGGTGTCATTGTCGGCCTTACTGGCGTGGCGGGAACAACCCGTTTTATCCGATGAGTAA
- a CDS encoding LysR family transcriptional regulator, which produces MKIKLNQLDVLLEVAAQGSIGKAARTLHLTQPAISKTIQEMESEIGMPIVERSSRGVTLNEYGQVLLRHARDIDRSLNQAREEIDHLLGKAMRQLRVGFTSAAAWGPFTTTLLQYQQRFPGVKLIAMEGRPHQLYDALENNRIDLAVISSTDGMLIAPMYYEMLYSLSNAIIAGKHHPITHTTSLRKLLAYTWLDWDEPGDHSILAQVFRRYNLPLPERVIHCSSPTIMARLMDEAEMVSMWTSVRLRFPGYQESLRPLSLKEVLPATDIGILCANIGRLSTAGHSFLELLRVISRDWLQQSDAREMVVNQT; this is translated from the coding sequence ATGAAAATAAAACTCAATCAGCTCGATGTCTTACTGGAAGTGGCCGCTCAGGGCAGCATTGGTAAAGCCGCGCGCACCCTGCACCTGACACAGCCCGCCATCAGTAAAACCATTCAGGAGATGGAGAGCGAAATCGGCATGCCCATCGTTGAGCGTTCTTCACGTGGGGTGACGTTGAATGAGTATGGACAGGTGTTGCTGCGCCATGCGCGCGATATTGATCGCTCTCTGAATCAGGCGCGTGAAGAGATTGACCATTTGCTGGGAAAAGCGATGCGTCAACTGCGTGTCGGTTTCACCTCCGCCGCCGCCTGGGGGCCATTCACCACCACGTTACTTCAGTATCAGCAACGCTTTCCCGGCGTAAAACTGATCGCGATGGAAGGACGTCCCCATCAGCTGTATGACGCGTTGGAGAATAATCGCATCGATCTCGCGGTGATCTCATCCACCGATGGGATGCTTATCGCGCCGATGTATTATGAAATGCTGTACTCGCTGAGCAACGCCATCATTGCAGGTAAACATCATCCGATTACCCATACCACTTCATTGCGTAAGTTGCTGGCATACACCTGGCTGGACTGGGATGAGCCGGGCGATCATTCGATTCTGGCGCAAGTGTTTCGTCGCTATAACCTGCCATTGCCGGAACGGGTGATCCACTGTTCATCCCCGACCATCATGGCGCGTTTGATGGACGAAGCTGAGATGGTCAGCATGTGGACGTCGGTACGACTGCGCTTTCCCGGTTATCAGGAAAGCCTGCGGCCGTTGTCATTGAAGGAAGTGCTACCGGCGACCGATATTGGCATCCTTTGTGCCAACATTGGCCGTCTGTCGACTGCCGGACACAGTTTTCTGGAGTTGCTACGGGTGATCAGCCGTGACTGGTTGCAGCAGAGTGACGCACGGGAAATGGTGGTAAATCAGACGTAA
- a CDS encoding AI-2E family transporter, whose amino-acid sequence MSWFTPWPQLSRVLILLACLTLILIGLHLSAHLINQVLLALLLSIMLDPLVSWLEQKRIPRILSSLAIISVLLLVIVVTIIKLTVLTPDLILLSRQTPLLLTTRLQEITQALDQVGIALAPDEMLAFIDVGAVVKWVTAFLTQIPGVLSWWVMVFLMLLFMLYELPLLKNALEKRAGGKSAALYHALDDGIQSVIVYARVKTLTGIFGGVIVWGGAQLLGLKFAFFWGVLMFVFNYIPVLGSFMAAIPPVVQSYIAFDLEVALAIAGFFVLLNLTLSSVLEPLMIGKRLDMALTSQLLAFLFWQALLGITGAILAIPLTYLIKKVLLASYRQQQDSALSDQ is encoded by the coding sequence ATGAGCTGGTTTACCCCATGGCCGCAGTTATCTCGTGTATTGATTCTCCTTGCCTGCCTGACGCTGATTTTGATCGGGCTTCACCTGTCGGCACACCTTATCAATCAGGTGCTGCTGGCGTTGCTGCTCTCCATCATGCTGGACCCGTTGGTGAGCTGGCTGGAGCAAAAACGTATTCCGCGTATCCTCTCCTCCCTGGCGATCATTTCGGTGCTGTTGCTGGTGATTGTCGTCACCATTATCAAACTCACGGTACTGACGCCCGATTTGATTTTGCTCAGCCGTCAGACGCCCCTGTTGTTAACCACCCGCTTGCAAGAAATCACCCAGGCGCTGGACCAGGTTGGCATTGCGCTGGCGCCGGATGAAATGCTGGCATTTATTGATGTCGGTGCCGTGGTGAAATGGGTGACCGCTTTCCTCACCCAAATTCCCGGCGTGTTGTCATGGTGGGTGATGGTGTTCCTGATGCTGTTGTTTATGTTGTATGAACTGCCGCTGTTGAAAAATGCGCTGGAAAAGCGCGCAGGCGGCAAGTCGGCGGCGCTCTATCATGCGCTTGATGACGGGATTCAGAGCGTGATTGTCTATGCCCGGGTCAAAACCCTGACCGGCATCTTTGGTGGGGTGATCGTCTGGGGCGGCGCGCAACTGCTGGGGCTGAAATTTGCCTTCTTCTGGGGCGTGTTGATGTTTGTGTTCAACTATATCCCGGTGCTGGGTTCGTTTATGGCCGCGATTCCACCGGTGGTGCAAAGCTATATCGCTTTTGATCTGGAAGTAGCGTTAGCAATCGCCGGTTTTTTCGTCCTGCTAAACCTGACGCTCAGTTCGGTGCTGGAACCGTTGATGATTGGTAAACGTCTCGATATGGCGCTGACCAGCCAACTGTTGGCTTTTCTGTTCTGGCAGGCATTGCTTGGCATCACCGGGGCCATCCTCGCCATTCCGCTGACTTATCTGATCAAAAAAGTCCTGCTGGCCAGCTATCGGCAACAGCAGGACTCGGCGTTATCAGATCAATGA
- a CDS encoding cation-transporting P-type ATPase has product MENVQGQDKGVQPWYQYSTEETFQHLASSPSGLSSSDASDRLKKHGPNALPQKAEKSALLKFIAHFKDVLIYILFAAALITAVMAHWVDTFVIIGVAVINALIGFVQESNAEKSLKSIQNMLASEAILVRDGKQTTVATQDIVPGDVVMLRPGDKIPADLRLFDVHNLRVEEAILTGESTVVSKNVATLEGEKSLGDRLNLAFSGTTVSSGTASGVVVASGGETELGHINEMISSVKEVKTPLLVQIDKLGKAIFFIIVLMMVALFIFAWLLRDIPFPELALSVISLAVAAVPEGLPAIISIILSLGVQSMARVQAIIRKLPTVETLGAMSVICSDKTGTLTMNEMTVKAVVLAKSKWRVSGNSYEPKGDIVAEGDASGLNAATDPLFQQFLRAVDTCNESQLQQDANGHWVIVGGPTEGAMKVLAAKGITHKQPVEVISKLPFDSLYKYMSVSCVAEGQSYIVLTGAPDVLLKLCQQQQTPQGVEPLDLAYWEAAITTYASEGLRTVAAAWKPTSAPVTTLDHDELKNGMVLLGLGCMMDPPRPEAISAIHECQQAGIRVKMITGDHQETAMAIGQMLGIGNSNSAVTGYELEHMNDAELAQAAKTYDIFARTSPEHKLRLVKALESSGEIVGMTGDGVNDAPALKQANVGIAMGIKGTEVTKESADMILADDNFATIAAAVKEGRRVYDNLKKTILFIMPTNLAQGLLIIIAILMGNLLPLTPVQILWMNMATSATLSFGLAFEPAEANAMRRPPRNVKAHVMDGYAIWRVIFVGLLISISAFVLEAWLQPRGYSEEFIRTVLLQMLVTAQWAYMINCRNSEGFSLDSGLVKNKGIWMVTLVLIILQAIIIYVPLMNTLFGTRPLPINYWFISLIVSIAIFIIVEIEKRLTRGWRGVKTQSLI; this is encoded by the coding sequence ATGGAAAATGTTCAAGGTCAGGATAAGGGTGTTCAGCCCTGGTATCAGTACTCTACAGAGGAAACTTTCCAACACTTAGCAAGCTCACCGTCTGGTTTATCTTCCTCCGACGCCAGCGATCGTTTAAAGAAACACGGACCCAACGCGCTGCCGCAAAAAGCTGAGAAGTCAGCGTTACTGAAATTTATCGCACATTTTAAAGATGTGTTAATTTACATTCTCTTCGCCGCTGCGCTTATTACCGCCGTGATGGCGCATTGGGTGGACACGTTTGTCATCATCGGCGTCGCGGTGATCAATGCATTAATTGGCTTTGTTCAGGAAAGCAATGCAGAAAAATCACTGAAAAGCATTCAAAATATGCTAGCCAGTGAAGCCATTCTGGTGCGGGACGGTAAACAAACCACCGTTGCCACGCAGGATATCGTGCCGGGGGATGTTGTGATGTTGCGCCCCGGCGATAAAATTCCGGCGGATTTACGCCTGTTTGATGTGCATAACCTCCGGGTGGAAGAGGCGATTCTTACCGGCGAATCGACGGTGGTGTCAAAAAACGTCGCGACGCTGGAGGGGGAAAAATCCCTCGGTGATCGTCTTAACCTCGCATTCTCTGGTACGACGGTGAGTTCAGGCACCGCATCGGGTGTCGTGGTTGCCAGCGGCGGCGAGACGGAGCTGGGGCACATCAATGAGATGATCAGCTCGGTGAAAGAAGTGAAAACGCCGCTGCTGGTGCAGATCGACAAACTCGGCAAAGCCATTTTCTTCATCATCGTGTTGATGATGGTGGCGTTGTTTATTTTTGCCTGGCTGCTGCGTGACATCCCGTTCCCGGAACTGGCGCTGTCGGTGATCAGTCTGGCGGTCGCAGCGGTGCCGGAAGGCTTACCCGCGATTATCTCCATCATTCTCTCGCTAGGCGTGCAGTCCATGGCACGCGTTCAGGCCATCATTCGTAAATTGCCTACCGTTGAAACCCTCGGTGCGATGTCGGTCATTTGCTCAGATAAGACCGGTACCCTGACCATGAATGAAATGACGGTCAAAGCGGTGGTACTGGCTAAAAGCAAATGGCGCGTCAGCGGCAACAGCTATGAACCGAAAGGCGATATAGTGGCCGAAGGCGATGCCAGCGGATTAAATGCGGCGACCGACCCACTGTTTCAGCAATTTTTACGCGCGGTGGATACCTGTAACGAAAGCCAACTACAGCAGGATGCCAATGGTCATTGGGTGATCGTGGGTGGTCCGACTGAAGGTGCGATGAAAGTGCTGGCGGCAAAAGGGATTACGCACAAGCAACCGGTCGAGGTCATCAGCAAACTCCCCTTCGATTCTCTGTATAAATACATGTCGGTCAGCTGTGTCGCTGAGGGGCAGTCGTATATCGTGTTAACCGGTGCACCGGATGTGTTGTTAAAGCTGTGCCAGCAGCAACAAACGCCACAGGGGGTTGAACCGCTGGATTTGGCGTACTGGGAAGCCGCGATCACCACCTATGCCAGCGAAGGGCTGCGCACCGTGGCGGCGGCGTGGAAACCCACGTCAGCACCCGTGACGACGCTCGACCACGATGAACTGAAAAATGGCATGGTGCTGTTGGGACTGGGCTGCATGATGGACCCACCACGCCCGGAAGCTATCTCGGCGATCCACGAATGCCAGCAGGCCGGGATTCGCGTCAAAATGATCACCGGCGACCATCAGGAAACGGCGATGGCGATTGGGCAGATGCTGGGCATCGGCAACAGCAATTCTGCGGTGACCGGTTATGAACTGGAGCATATGAATGATGCCGAGCTGGCGCAGGCGGCAAAAACCTATGACATCTTTGCGCGCACCAGCCCCGAACATAAGTTACGGCTGGTTAAAGCACTGGAATCCAGCGGTGAAATCGTCGGGATGACCGGTGACGGGGTGAATGATGCCCCGGCACTGAAACAGGCCAACGTCGGTATTGCCATGGGGATCAAAGGGACGGAAGTGACCAAGGAGTCGGCAGATATGATTCTGGCCGATGACAACTTCGCCACCATTGCGGCCGCGGTGAAAGAGGGACGGCGGGTTTATGATAACCTGAAGAAAACCATCCTGTTTATTATGCCGACCAACCTGGCGCAAGGCTTGTTGATCATTATCGCCATCCTGATGGGCAACCTGTTGCCGCTCACGCCGGTGCAGATTCTGTGGATGAACATGGCAACCTCCGCCACGCTGTCATTTGGTCTGGCGTTTGAACCGGCAGAAGCCAATGCCATGCGCCGTCCACCACGTAATGTCAAAGCGCATGTGATGGATGGCTATGCGATCTGGCGTGTCATCTTTGTTGGTTTACTGATTTCAATCAGCGCCTTCGTGCTGGAAGCCTGGCTGCAACCGCGTGGCTACAGTGAGGAGTTTATCCGCACCGTGCTGCTGCAAATGCTGGTGACGGCGCAATGGGCCTACATGATTAACTGCCGCAACTCGGAAGGTTTCTCTCTCGACAGCGGTCTGGTCAAAAACAAAGGCATCTGGATGGTGACGCTGGTGCTGATTATTCTCCAGGCCATCATCATCTATGTTCCGCTGATGAACACGCTGTTCGGTACCCGTCCGTTACCGATTAACTACTGGTTCATCTCGTTAATCGTCAGTATCGCCATCTTTATCATCGTCGAAATCGAGAAACGTCTGACACGTGGCTGGCGTGGGGTTAAAACGCAGTCATTGATCTGA
- a CDS encoding efflux RND transporter periplasmic adaptor subunit, producing the protein MIKYKALLLVACTLLIVGCDEKKEAPPPQPRVVKAFTITSGSASNVRVFPARIQAGDNTELAFKRAGRIEQLDLRDGMVVKANQVLGRLNDTDARLRVKDRQNSFQLADRQYQRFRTLSNRSAVSQADMDVQKSNRDAAATALKVAQEELQFLTLNAPFDGVIARVNVRNHQVVAAGQPVALLTRADVLDVIFTVPESLFTSLDIQNVSYQPEVQFNALPDRTFTASYKEHSTQTDAATLTWQVVLTMPRPTDLPNVAGLSGTVRIQLHNLPNAPQQSQVVIPGSAVFNPDHSPTNQAHVWLIVGEGNNLHVKDQPVEVGNISAEGIEITGGLKSGDRVVSAGIGELRDGEAIRIWTRERGL; encoded by the coding sequence ATGATAAAATACAAGGCTCTGCTTTTAGTTGCCTGTACGTTGTTAATTGTGGGGTGCGATGAAAAAAAAGAAGCACCGCCTCCCCAGCCTCGCGTCGTTAAAGCCTTCACGATCACCTCCGGCAGCGCCAGCAATGTGCGTGTCTTCCCGGCACGCATTCAGGCCGGGGATAACACCGAGCTGGCCTTTAAACGCGCCGGTCGCATCGAACAGCTCGATTTGCGTGATGGTATGGTAGTGAAAGCCAATCAGGTCCTTGGCCGATTGAATGACACCGATGCACGCTTGCGGGTGAAAGATCGGCAAAATAGTTTTCAACTGGCCGACCGGCAATATCAGCGTTTCCGCACCTTGTCCAATCGCAGCGCGGTGTCACAAGCGGATATGGATGTACAAAAATCCAACCGCGATGCGGCAGCCACCGCGCTGAAAGTCGCCCAGGAAGAGTTGCAATTTCTCACCCTCAATGCTCCCTTTGATGGCGTGATTGCCCGCGTCAATGTGCGTAATCATCAGGTGGTCGCCGCCGGGCAACCCGTCGCGCTGCTGACACGCGCAGATGTGCTGGATGTGATTTTCACCGTACCAGAAAGTTTATTTACCAGCCTCGATATTCAGAACGTCAGTTACCAGCCAGAAGTCCAGTTCAATGCCCTGCCCGACCGAACCTTCACCGCCAGTTATAAAGAACACAGTACACAAACCGACGCCGCGACGCTCACCTGGCAGGTGGTGCTGACCATGCCACGTCCCACCGATTTACCCAATGTGGCCGGACTGAGTGGGACAGTGCGTATTCAGCTGCACAATCTGCCAAATGCGCCGCAACAATCACAGGTGGTGATCCCCGGATCGGCGGTGTTCAATCCGGATCATAGCCCGACCAATCAAGCGCATGTCTGGTTGATTGTCGGTGAAGGCAACAATTTACACGTGAAGGATCAGCCCGTTGAAGTCGGCAATATCAGTGCCGAAGGGATTGAAATCACTGGCGGATTAAAATCCGGTGACCGTGTGGTATCAGCAGGTATTGGCGAGCTGCGCGATGGTGAAGCGATTCGCATCTGGACCCGTGAGCGGGGGTTATGA